One stretch of Microcoleus sp. FACHB-672 DNA includes these proteins:
- a CDS encoding adenylate/guanylate cyclase domain-containing protein produces MPKKQPIPWSRYIPAGLTLCVGVGLSILACVVVARWEDKRREYEFNRYADGVAAALQQHFKEDLQIIPNLSDFFAASGKIEPSAFKQFVQRPVSSNTSIQFLAWVPKVSDANRQAYEAADQTGTLPNFQIAERNADGAIVPAQQRPEYYPVYFLEPLKGNERTLGFDLASQPAYRAALERARDTGKMVVTGSVELQPAKDAQLSLMVIQPIYDNQDTFSSDSPDSLQGFVVGVFRVAEIFEAALKGRGVGNLDLYLADKTDTTSSLLNRSEAFRWASRQENRFLAFYDSSTKKVVEFPAVQNLLQVDGISKTERTVGTRTLTVGGRQWSLYLLSTPAYREIQTKHWRSWAALIIGLLWTHIPVTYLLTSLSRQRQIEQLAHERARQAEQLQKALQQLSNEQEKSERLLLNILPQPIAERLKQEQKIIADSFAEVTVMFADIVGFTQLASRISATELVQLLNEIFSAFDKLAAWHGLEKIKTIGDAYMVVGGLPMHRPDHAQAIAEMALDMQQAILKFNADHGEAFTIRIGIHTGPVVAGVIGTNKFIYDLWGDTVNIANRMESHGIAGCIQISAATYEQLQHLYQFERRGYIPIKGKGEMLTYLLAGRESNELSDYSLKLSAAHRCRFLQSSQADVGQNASVSPSTG; encoded by the coding sequence ATGCCTAAAAAACAACCTATACCTTGGTCTCGATATATCCCTGCCGGGTTGACGCTTTGTGTGGGGGTGGGACTGTCTATCCTTGCGTGCGTTGTTGTAGCGAGATGGGAAGACAAACGTCGCGAATATGAATTTAACCGTTATGCAGATGGAGTTGCCGCCGCGCTGCAGCAGCACTTCAAGGAAGATCTGCAAATTATCCCAAACCTGAGCGACTTCTTTGCCGCGTCTGGCAAAATTGAACCGTCTGCTTTTAAGCAATTCGTTCAGCGCCCTGTGTCTAGCAACACAAGCATTCAATTTTTAGCGTGGGTGCCAAAAGTCAGTGACGCAAACCGGCAAGCTTACGAAGCGGCAGATCAAACCGGCACGCTTCCTAATTTCCAAATTGCCGAACGAAACGCTGACGGTGCAATTGTCCCAGCTCAGCAACGCCCAGAATATTACCCTGTATATTTTTTGGAACCGCTCAAAGGTAACGAGAGGACATTGGGGTTTGATTTGGCAAGCCAGCCGGCTTACCGCGCGGCACTAGAAAGGGCGCGGGATACCGGCAAAATGGTTGTCACCGGCAGCGTTGAGTTACAGCCGGCAAAAGACGCTCAACTCAGCCTCATGGTCATTCAACCCATTTACGATAATCAAGATACTTTTTCCAGCGACAGTCCTGACTCTTTACAAGGGTTTGTGGTGGGAGTATTTCGAGTTGCTGAGATTTTTGAGGCGGCTTTAAAGGGACGAGGCGTTGGCAATCTCGATCTTTATCTTGCTGACAAAACGGATACAACAAGCAGTTTGCTCAATAGGAGTGAAGCTTTTCGCTGGGCGTCTAGACAAGAAAATCGCTTCCTTGCCTTTTACGACTCCAGCACGAAAAAAGTGGTGGAATTTCCTGCTGTGCAAAATTTGCTGCAAGTCGATGGCATCAGCAAAACTGAGCGGACGGTGGGTACGCGAACCTTAACGGTTGGTGGCCGTCAATGGTCGCTTTACCTACTTTCTACGCCGGCTTATCGAGAAATTCAAACAAAACATTGGCGTTCTTGGGCAGCGCTAATTATTGGGTTACTTTGGACTCACATTCCGGTTACTTATTTGCTCACTTCTTTGAGCCGGCAGAGACAGATTGAACAGCTCGCACACGAACGCGCCCGCCAAGCCGAACAATTGCAAAAAGCGCTCCAGCAACTCTCAAATGAGCAGGAAAAGTCAGAGCGTCTGTTGCTCAATATCTTGCCTCAACCGATTGCAGAGCGCTTGAAACAGGAGCAAAAAATTATTGCCGATAGCTTTGCGGAAGTTACCGTTATGTTTGCTGATATTGTTGGTTTTACCCAGCTAGCATCGCGAATCTCGGCAACAGAATTGGTGCAACTGCTCAACGAAATATTTTCCGCTTTCGACAAGCTGGCAGCGTGGCATGGATTGGAGAAAATAAAGACGATTGGGGACGCTTACATGGTTGTCGGTGGCCTCCCAATGCACCGGCCCGATCATGCACAAGCGATTGCTGAAATGGCTCTGGATATGCAGCAAGCCATCCTTAAATTTAATGCCGATCATGGTGAAGCGTTCACGATTCGGATTGGAATTCACACCGGGCCGGTGGTTGCCGGTGTGATTGGCACGAACAAGTTTATTTATGATTTGTGGGGCGACACGGTTAATATTGCGAACCGCATGGAATCTCACGGCATCGCTGGTTGCATTCAGATCAGTGCGGCGACTTATGAGCAATTGCAGCATCTTTATCAGTTTGAGAGACGGGGCTATATTCCGATTAAGGGCAAAGGAGAAATGCTGACTTATCTGCTGGCCGGCAGAGAGTCCAATGAATTATCAGATTATTCTTTGAAACTTTCCGCTGCTCACAGATGCCGGTTTTTGCAATCAAGTCAAGCGGACGTAGGACAGAATGCTTCGGTGTCACCTTCAACTGGATGA
- a CDS encoding tetratricopeptide repeat protein yields the protein MKKFRYWLLFCSIFTLSLTGCSGVKKLSAGVTKLLTPPHIAKLTPSLVLITHEKGERNGTGFFVAGEKNVCTVLTTRHVIGMSSQVQLQTHDLKVWGANKVRLFPNHDLALVMFDSGSQHCSYKALELGNSESFKVGDNAYISGFAKKTDSGKIDKEFVASRVLSKEDFADGYDISYSAMTPKEMSGSPVFDKIGKVVAVHGIGGLEASFLAAHKASKQPQKPPSKVNTNFDKAEVSPSHSKWAIPINIYLANVHKPSIGDAASVRSAQEWLKLGHDFQPYQFEEDALAAYDKAIQIKPDFADAWLSRGFALSNLKRYEAAVTSYDKAIQMKSGFARAWFGRGWALYHLKRYEDAVASYDKAIQMKSNYGLALMFRGNALYDLKRYEDAVASYDKAIQINPNNADAWFKRGNALYDLKRYEDAVASYDKTFQVNSIVVVTALWFKQGNALYGLKRYKDAVAAYDKATQIQPQNADAWYNRGLALSSLKRYEDAVASYDKAIQIKSEFAVAWYNRGFALYDLKRYKDAVASFDKVIQITPNDAEAWNFRGMMLFMQGRNKEALESVEKALQINPNLQYAQELRKTILQQLGR from the coding sequence ATGAAGAAATTTCGGTACTGGTTGCTTTTCTGTAGCATTTTTACTTTATCTCTCACGGGCTGTAGTGGTGTAAAAAAATTATCTGCCGGTGTTACCAAGCTACTTACTCCCCCTCATATTGCCAAATTAACTCCTAGTCTTGTGCTAATTACTCATGAGAAAGGGGAGAGAAATGGCACCGGATTTTTTGTGGCTGGAGAAAAGAATGTCTGCACAGTGCTAACCACACGTCATGTCATTGGGATGAGTAGCCAAGTGCAACTACAAACCCATGACTTGAAAGTTTGGGGAGCTAACAAAGTTCGACTTTTTCCCAATCATGATTTAGCATTGGTGATGTTTGATTCTGGCAGCCAACATTGCTCTTACAAAGCTCTTGAGTTGGGCAATTCTGAGAGTTTTAAAGTTGGCGATAATGCCTACATTTCTGGATTTGCAAAAAAGACAGATAGTGGAAAAATAGATAAGGAGTTCGTTGCCAGCCGTGTATTATCAAAGGAAGATTTTGCTGATGGTTATGATATTTCTTATAGTGCCATGACTCCTAAGGAAATGAGTGGGAGTCCTGTGTTTGATAAAATTGGCAAGGTGGTGGCAGTTCACGGAATTGGGGGGCTAGAAGCTTCTTTTCTTGCGGCACACAAAGCTAGTAAGCAACCACAAAAACCACCGTCGAAAGTCAATACCAATTTTGATAAAGCGGAAGTTTCTCCTTCCCATAGTAAGTGGGCAATTCCCATCAATATATATCTAGCAAATGTTCATAAGCCTTCTATCGGTGATGCTGCTAGTGTACGAAGTGCCCAAGAATGGTTGAAACTCGGCCACGATTTTCAGCCGTATCAATTCGAAGAAGATGCACTTGCTGCTTATGACAAGGCAATTCAAATTAAACCTGACTTTGCTGATGCTTGGTTGAGCCGAGGCTTTGCGCTAAGCAACTTGAAACGCTACGAAGCTGCGGTTACTTCTTATGACAAGGCAATTCAAATGAAGTCTGGCTTTGCTCGGGCTTGGTTTGGCCGAGGCTGGGCACTATATCACTTGAAACGCTACGAAGATGCGGTTGCTTCTTATGACAAGGCAATTCAAATGAAGTCTAACTATGGTTTGGCTTTGATGTTTCGAGGTAATGCGCTATATGACTTAAAACGCTATGAAGATGCGGTTGCTTCTTATGACAAGGCAATTCAAATTAATCCTAACAATGCTGATGCTTGGTTTAAGCGAGGCAATGCGCTATATGACTTGAAACGCTATGAAGATGCGGTTGCTTCTTATGACAAGACATTTCAAGTTAATTCTATCGTTGTTGTGACGGCTTTGTGGTTTAAGCAAGGCAATGCGCTATATGGCTTGAAACGCTATAAAGATGCGGTTGCTGCTTATGACAAGGCGACTCAAATTCAGCCTCAAAATGCAGATGCTTGGTATAACCGAGGCTTGGCACTAAGCAGCTTGAAACGCTACGAAGATGCGGTTGCTTCTTATGACAAGGCGATTCAAATTAAATCTGAATTTGCTGTGGCTTGGTACAACCGAGGCTTTGCGTTATATGACTTGAAACGCTACAAAGATGCGGTTGCTTCTTTTGACAAAGTAATTCAAATTACGCCTAACGATGCTGAGGCTTGGAATTTCCGAGGCATGATGCTATTTATGCAGGGACGAAATAAAGAAGCTCTTGAGTCTGTGGAGAAGGCGCTGCAAATTAATCCCAACCTTCAATACGCCCAAGAATTAAGAAAAACTATTTTACAACAGTTAGGGCGCTAA
- a CDS encoding tellurite resistance TerB family protein, whose translation MAEQQQSNENLSFQGEPKKHSIFNSLSRAEAFAAIALAAIASDGYFTNTETRTIFLVLSRMKLFEGYSEVQIKSVLDNLLQFLKQHGTEAFVNSAKEFLSPELQATAFAVSVDLVLSDGVLHKKEEKFLADLQHALGVSDETADQLIHAMLIKNRG comes from the coding sequence ATGGCAGAGCAACAGCAGAGTAACGAGAACTTATCTTTTCAGGGCGAACCAAAGAAGCATTCAATATTTAATTCCCTGAGCCGTGCCGAAGCCTTTGCAGCCATTGCATTAGCGGCTATCGCTTCAGATGGTTACTTTACTAATACAGAGACACGAACAATCTTTCTCGTGCTATCGCGCATGAAACTTTTTGAAGGCTATTCAGAAGTACAAATTAAAAGCGTACTTGATAATTTGCTTCAATTTCTCAAGCAGCACGGAACAGAGGCGTTTGTCAACTCGGCCAAAGAATTTCTTTCCCCTGAACTTCAAGCGACAGCCTTTGCTGTATCTGTTGATTTAGTTTTGTCAGATGGCGTTTTACATAAAAAAGAGGAAAAGTTTTTAGCCGATCTTCAACACGCTTTAGGGGTTTCAGATGAAACAGCTGATCAACTGATTCACGCCATGCTTATTAAAAATCGGGGTTAG
- a CDS encoding ATP-binding protein, translated as MNRAVDSLYHEISMAREINAAVVNVSGRQRMLSQRIAFFCLKLVCTENPLEREKLRMALVDAIELMEKSHNGLICGDESMNLPANLSKTIEAMYFEAPLYLDKQVRHYIEQVRVLISVADAELKAENSYLSYIMSAASSELLTALDAVVSQYQKESEAEQLALDMKLVELYKQSCTATAAAQAQAQQLQQTLHYLQQAQAHLVHSEKMSSLGQLLAGVAHEINNPVTFIYCNLSHAHNYVQDVLELLNLYRQRYPKPAAEIENLSDSIELDFLLEDLPKVMSSMQMGAERIRQIVLSLRNFSRLDEAEITLVDIHEGIENTLLILQNRLKAQPDCAGIKVVKEFGNLPLVECYASQLNQVFMNILANALDALNCYNAQRCDLDVQGNPSCIKIRTEVSHPDYVRVRIADNGPGMTKDVMTQLFEPFFTTKPVGQGTGLGLSISYQIVVDKHGGRLECVSSPGEGAEFVIDLPVCQNRQRETADLNSMVAHQEPVAAKERF; from the coding sequence GTGAATCGAGCTGTAGACAGCCTTTATCATGAAATTAGTATGGCTAGGGAAATAAACGCAGCCGTTGTCAATGTCAGTGGGCGACAGAGAATGCTATCGCAACGAATCGCTTTCTTCTGCTTAAAACTTGTTTGCACAGAAAATCCACTGGAACGAGAAAAGCTGCGGATGGCGCTGGTGGATGCAATTGAGCTGATGGAAAAGTCTCACAATGGGCTGATCTGCGGCGATGAAAGCATGAATTTACCGGCAAATCTCTCAAAGACTATCGAAGCGATGTATTTTGAGGCACCGCTGTATTTAGACAAGCAGGTGCGTCACTATATTGAGCAAGTGAGGGTGCTGATTTCTGTTGCTGATGCTGAATTGAAGGCCGAGAATTCTTATCTTAGTTATATTATGAGTGCCGCGTCCTCGGAATTGCTCACAGCGTTGGATGCAGTAGTGAGTCAGTATCAGAAGGAAAGTGAGGCTGAACAGCTGGCACTTGACATGAAGCTGGTTGAACTTTACAAACAAAGTTGTACGGCGACTGCTGCCGCCCAAGCTCAAGCTCAGCAGTTGCAGCAAACTCTGCACTATTTGCAACAAGCTCAAGCCCATTTGGTGCACAGTGAAAAAATGTCTAGCCTTGGCCAGCTTTTGGCGGGTGTGGCGCACGAAATTAATAATCCAGTTACGTTTATCTATTGCAACTTAAGCCACGCTCATAATTACGTTCAAGATGTGCTTGAGTTGCTGAATCTTTACCGGCAGCGTTACCCAAAGCCGGCTGCTGAAATTGAAAACTTGAGTGATTCTATTGAACTTGATTTTCTGCTTGAAGACTTGCCAAAGGTCATGTCTTCAATGCAAATGGGAGCTGAACGCATTCGTCAGATTGTCTTATCTTTGCGGAATTTCTCGCGACTGGATGAAGCAGAAATTACTCTGGTTGATATTCACGAGGGAATTGAGAATACGTTATTAATTTTGCAAAATCGTCTAAAAGCTCAGCCTGATTGTGCCGGCATTAAAGTGGTGAAAGAGTTTGGGAATTTACCGCTGGTTGAGTGCTATGCCAGCCAGCTTAATCAAGTATTTATGAATATTTTGGCGAATGCACTAGATGCGCTCAATTGCTACAACGCACAGCGCTGTGATCTAGATGTGCAGGGCAATCCTAGCTGCATTAAGATCCGTACGGAAGTCTCGCACCCGGATTATGTGAGGGTGCGGATTGCGGATAATGGCCCGGGAATGACAAAAGATGTAATGACACAATTATTTGAGCCGTTTTTTACGACGAAGCCGGTGGGGCAGGGCACTGGTTTGGGTTTGTCGATCAGCTATCAAATTGTGGTAGACAAGCATGGGGGAAGGCTTGAGTGCGTTTCCTCGCCAGGAGAAGGGGCAGAGTTTGTCATTGATCTGCCGGTGTGTCAAAACAGGCAAAGGGAGACAGCCGATTTAAATTCAATGGTTGCACATCAAGAGCCGGTGGCGGCAAAGGAGCGATTTTAA
- a CDS encoding gamma-glutamyltransferase family protein gives MNRANLTENPYSSTRQVILGQRGAVATSQPLATLAGMEMLWAGGNAVDAAIAMAIALTVVEPTSNGIGSDAFALVWDGKLHGLNGSGKSCQNLTAEYFSGVDKIPTYGWLPVTVPGAVSAWRTVWERWGRLPFEQLFAPAIRYAEEGFPVSPVTSLAWKRAEATYLSQIGLEFQAFKAVFFKNNRAPSAGEIWASPTHAATLREIATTGGESFYRGRLAKEMANFAAETGGFLTLADLAVHQADWVTPISTDYRGVSVWEMPPNTQGLATLIALNILEGFDLGKYPRESADSYHQQIEAMKLAFADVHRYTADPRFMEMPVERLLDKTYAAQRRQLIGETAIPLAEPGLPKGGTVYLAAADGELMVSFIQSNFTGFGSGVLIPSTGIALHNRAIGFTLEAGHPNQYAPAKRPFHTIIPGFLTQDGVPVGPFGVMGGPMQPQGHLQVVVNLVDYGMNPQAALDAPRWHFVKDNHVFLEPAAGVQLAKELSEHGHNIQVNPEAGLFGRGQIILRKNKVLIAASEPRADGLALAW, from the coding sequence ATGAATCGCGCAAACCTTACAGAAAACCCCTATTCTTCAACCCGGCAAGTCATCCTGGGACAACGGGGTGCAGTGGCGACAAGCCAACCCCTAGCTACCCTCGCCGGCATGGAAATGTTGTGGGCGGGGGGAAATGCCGTGGATGCCGCAATTGCAATGGCGATCGCTTTAACTGTTGTTGAACCCACCTCAAACGGCATCGGTTCAGACGCTTTCGCCCTCGTTTGGGATGGCAAGTTGCACGGCTTAAATGGTTCCGGCAAAAGCTGCCAGAACTTGACAGCAGAATATTTTTCTGGGGTAGATAAAATTCCGACTTATGGCTGGCTGCCGGTGACGGTTCCAGGTGCGGTTTCTGCGTGGCGTACGGTATGGGAACGTTGGGGCCGGCTGCCATTTGAGCAACTGTTTGCGCCGGCAATTCGCTATGCCGAGGAAGGCTTTCCCGTTTCGCCGGTGACATCCCTGGCTTGGAAACGTGCAGAAGCAACTTATTTGTCTCAAATCGGCTTGGAGTTTCAAGCGTTTAAAGCAGTATTTTTTAAGAATAACCGCGCACCATCTGCCGGTGAAATTTGGGCCAGTCCTACCCATGCTGCAACCTTGCGGGAGATCGCAACCACCGGCGGCGAAAGTTTTTATAGGGGCCGACTAGCTAAGGAAATGGCGAATTTTGCCGCAGAAACCGGCGGTTTTTTAACCTTAGCTGACCTCGCAGTCCACCAAGCTGATTGGGTAACACCAATTTCTACAGACTATCGCGGTGTGAGCGTTTGGGAAATGCCTCCCAATACCCAAGGGTTAGCCACATTAATTGCACTGAATATTTTAGAAGGTTTTGACTTAGGGAAATATCCCCGCGAGTCGGCTGACAGCTACCACCAGCAGATCGAAGCGATGAAACTTGCCTTTGCAGATGTTCACCGCTACACCGCCGATCCCAGATTTATGGAGATGCCGGTGGAACGACTTTTAGATAAAACCTATGCAGCACAACGCCGGCAACTGATTGGAGAAACCGCCATTCCCTTAGCTGAACCCGGTTTACCCAAAGGCGGAACCGTTTATCTCGCTGCCGCCGATGGGGAATTGATGGTTTCGTTTATCCAATCTAACTTTACAGGGTTTGGCAGTGGCGTCCTGATTCCTAGCACCGGCATCGCCTTACATAACCGGGCAATTGGGTTTACGTTAGAAGCCGGTCATCCCAACCAATATGCGCCGGCAAAGCGTCCTTTTCATACCATTATTCCTGGTTTTCTCACCCAAGATGGCGTGCCGGTAGGCCCATTTGGCGTGATGGGAGGGCCAATGCAGCCCCAAGGACATTTGCAAGTTGTGGTGAATTTAGTCGATTACGGCATGAATCCGCAAGCTGCCCTTGATGCTCCTCGCTGGCATTTTGTCAAGGATAATCACGTATTTTTAGAACCGGCTGCCGGTGTTCAATTAGCAAAAGAATTAAGTGAACATGGTCATAATATTCAAGTGAATCCAGAAGCCGGTTTATTCGGTCGCGGCCAAATCATTTTACGAAAAAATAAAGTCTTAATCGCCGCATCCGAACCCCGCGCCGATGGATTAGCACTTGCCTGGTAA
- a CDS encoding EAL domain-containing protein, which translates to MTSFLSTFQPATSAAFSGVTLPPQLFLQLFPFHLVFNRHGSIVQVGEVLQRLYVSLAADSPIEQHFKINSPVIALEFEAIRAQSGCIFVLESKQNGIQFKGSMVYVEEQDALYFLGFPWLTDLESLARLGLTFNDFAIHAPMAEFLLLLQAHKNALLESKNLTQELSEQRIKLHETLQQAKLATAELKAIFETSPDLYFRLRTDGMIQEYYAGKTSQLYAPPEAFIGKTLQEVMPGNVAQLSYQALRKVVQTNTLVTIEYSLPIQNTEKFFEARFFPFLEQQVIVIVRDISDRKQAEEANTLLVTAVKHAADIIEITDAEARLQYVNSAFEKVTGYSSAEVLGKTADSLLHTPEDKEAFNQSIWKTISSGQVWNGCLLGRRKDGTIYPQEATISPVYSGAGIIANYVILKRDITERKRTEEQLEQSLSILRGTLEATADGILVGDSGKIVVFNQKFVDMWGIPESVIESKDQNQVVSFVLDLLKEPAEFLCKTMNLFGQPDAQCYEIYELKDGRVFERYSQPQWIGGKITGRVCSFRDITERKQAEETIRYQALHDILTGLPNRTLFNERLAESLANASENQSSLAVMFLDLDRFKTINDTLGHAVGDRLLQGVAKRLKSCLREGDVVARWGGDEFTLLLSHITCKNDAAKIAQRILDTFKVGFDLETHYLHISSSIGIALYPFGGENAEALIKNADAALYRAKEDGRNNYHFYTSTMNSKASELLALENSLHQALEREELVLYYQPQVNITTGEVTQMEVLMRWLHPQLGLILPETFIPIVEENGLIVAIGEWILRTACTQNKAWQDAGLPRIGVAVNLSARQFQQPNSVEKVARILQETGLPASCLELEITETTVMQNADLTSGRLREFHSMGVRLSLDGFGSGYSSLSYLKNFPFNTLKIDRSFLDNLAPKSKDAAIIRAIIALGKGLNIRVVAEGVETSEQKDLLTSLDCEEMQGDLFSQPLSAEEATQQLIRAGLSKVLDCSVV; encoded by the coding sequence GTGACAAGTTTTTTATCCACTTTTCAGCCAGCAACAAGCGCAGCATTTTCTGGGGTGACACTCCCGCCGCAGCTATTTTTACAACTGTTTCCATTTCACTTAGTCTTTAACCGGCATGGCTCAATTGTGCAAGTGGGAGAAGTCCTACAACGGCTGTATGTTAGTTTGGCAGCCGATAGCCCTATTGAACAGCATTTTAAAATTAATTCTCCTGTAATCGCTCTAGAATTTGAAGCGATCCGAGCGCAATCTGGATGCATATTTGTTTTGGAATCTAAGCAAAATGGAATACAGTTTAAAGGCTCGATGGTTTATGTTGAGGAGCAAGACGCTCTCTACTTTTTAGGGTTTCCTTGGCTCACTGATCTAGAATCTCTTGCTCGGCTGGGATTAACCTTTAATGACTTTGCCATTCACGCGCCTATGGCTGAGTTTTTGCTGCTGTTGCAAGCTCATAAAAATGCTTTATTAGAGTCCAAAAACTTAACCCAAGAGCTGAGTGAGCAGCGGATAAAACTACATGAAACCTTGCAGCAAGCCAAACTAGCTACGGCAGAATTAAAAGCAATTTTTGAAACTTCTCCAGATTTATACTTCCGATTGCGAACCGACGGCATGATTCAAGAATATTATGCCGGTAAAACATCACAATTGTATGCACCACCTGAAGCATTCATTGGTAAAACACTCCAAGAGGTTATGCCAGGTAATGTGGCGCAGCTATCTTATCAGGCACTTAGAAAAGTTGTTCAAACAAACACTTTAGTAACGATTGAATATTCATTACCAATTCAAAATACAGAAAAGTTTTTTGAAGCAAGATTTTTTCCATTTTTGGAACAGCAAGTTATCGTTATTGTTCGCGATATTAGTGACCGAAAGCAAGCCGAGGAAGCGAACACTCTGCTAGTAACTGCCGTCAAGCACGCGGCTGATATTATTGAAATTACTGATGCTGAAGCAAGGCTGCAATACGTGAATTCAGCCTTTGAGAAAGTTACTGGATATAGCAGTGCTGAAGTGCTGGGGAAAACTGCGGATAGCTTGCTGCACACTCCTGAGGATAAGGAAGCATTTAATCAAAGTATTTGGAAGACCATTTCTAGCGGGCAAGTTTGGAATGGTTGTTTGCTCGGAAGGCGGAAAGATGGGACGATTTACCCTCAAGAGGCAACGATCTCTCCCGTCTACAGTGGAGCCGGTATAATCGCCAACTATGTGATTCTCAAGCGAGATATTACTGAACGCAAGCGCACAGAAGAACAACTTGAACAATCGCTTTCAATCCTACGCGGAACCTTAGAAGCGACGGCTGATGGAATCCTTGTTGGTGACAGCGGAAAAATCGTCGTTTTCAATCAAAAATTTGTAGATATGTGGGGCATTCCTGAGTCTGTAATTGAGTCAAAAGATCAGAATCAGGTGGTAAGTTTTGTACTAGATTTACTTAAAGAGCCGGCAGAGTTTCTCTGCAAAACCATGAATTTGTTCGGTCAACCAGACGCACAATGCTACGAGATTTACGAATTAAAGGACGGAAGAGTTTTCGAGCGCTATTCTCAGCCTCAGTGGATTGGTGGAAAAATTACTGGCAGAGTGTGCAGTTTTCGAGATATTACTGAGCGAAAGCAAGCAGAAGAAACCATTCGATATCAGGCTTTACACGACATTTTGACGGGTTTACCAAACCGAACATTATTTAATGAGCGACTTGCAGAATCACTCGCTAATGCCAGCGAAAATCAAAGTTCGCTAGCTGTCATGTTTCTAGATTTAGATCGGTTTAAAACAATTAATGATACACTCGGCCATGCTGTTGGTGACCGATTGTTGCAAGGTGTTGCTAAACGGCTAAAAAGTTGTTTGCGAGAGGGCGATGTTGTTGCCCGATGGGGAGGTGATGAATTTACTTTGCTCTTGTCCCACATCACTTGTAAAAATGATGCGGCTAAGATTGCTCAACGAATTTTAGACACCTTCAAAGTTGGGTTTGATTTAGAAACTCATTACCTTCATATCAGCAGCAGTATAGGAATTGCGCTTTATCCCTTTGGAGGCGAAAATGCGGAAGCCCTGATTAAAAATGCAGATGCAGCGTTATATCGGGCTAAAGAAGACGGTCGTAACAACTATCATTTTTATACGTCTACGATGAATTCTAAAGCTTCTGAATTATTAGCATTAGAAAATAGCCTGCACCAGGCTTTGGAACGGGAAGAATTGGTGCTTTACTACCAGCCTCAAGTCAATATAACCACTGGGGAAGTCACTCAGATGGAAGTTCTCATGCGTTGGCTGCACCCCCAGTTGGGGCTGATTTTGCCTGAAACATTTATTCCGATTGTTGAAGAAAATGGACTAATTGTAGCGATTGGTGAATGGATATTGCGGACTGCTTGCACTCAAAATAAAGCTTGGCAGGATGCCGGTTTGCCACGGATAGGCGTAGCGGTAAATCTATCGGCCCGACAATTTCAGCAGCCAAATTCAGTCGAAAAAGTGGCACGTATTTTGCAAGAAACCGGATTACCGGCAAGTTGCTTGGAGTTGGAAATTACTGAAACTACCGTGATGCAAAATGCCGACTTAACCAGTGGGAGATTACGCGAGTTTCACAGTATGGGAGTTCGCCTTTCTCTAGACGGTTTTGGTTCGGGATATTCTTCACTGAGTTATCTGAAAAATTTTCCATTTAATACGCTCAAAATTGACCGTTCTTTTCTTGATAACTTGGCTCCAAAATCAAAAGATGCAGCCATTATTAGAGCAATTATTGCTTTAGGAAAAGGATTAAATATTCGAGTGGTTGCAGAAGGTGTTGAAACTTCAGAACAAAAAGATTTATTAACTTCTCTAGATTGTGAAGAAATGCAAGGAGATTTATTCAGTCAACCTTTATCGGCGGAGGAAGCAACTCAACAACTTATAAGAGCGGGTTTAAGTAAAGTATTGGATTGTTCAGTCGTTTAG